ACTGAATTTATGATAGAAAACATTGTAGTGTGGAATGTCATGGGGTTGGGAACCTCAAAAAGAAGGGTTAGGAAGTTGGTTTGGAAGTATAGTATTTCGGTTTTGGTGATTTCAGAACCTTTCCAAGATGTGTCGAAGTTGCAACGGTGGGCTTCTAGTTtgcaattttcaaattttaagtcTAATGTGGAAGTGGGGGGAAAAGTATGGGTGTGTTGGAAAGAGGATGTTGCCATGGATGTGGTTGGTATGACTAATCAATCGTTGTCTGGGTTGTTTGAAGCAAGTGGGGAAAGCCTATTAGCAACATTTATCTATGCTAAGTGCTCACAGCTAGCGCCAGGACCTGTGGACTCAGTTGAGTGGAATCTCGTGTGTGGGAACTGTATGGGTGGTgttgggggattttaatattataagaagGAATGAGGAAAGGGTGGGTGGTAGGCCGAGGCCCGCTTCGGCTATGGATGTGTTTAATGATTGCATTAACAAGTGCGGGTTAGTGGATTTACGGTTAGATGGTCGGCAGCtgtcatggtgtaatgggcagcaAGGTATGGTGAGAAGCTGGGAAAAACTTGATAGAGTGTTGGTGAATAACGAGTTTAATGCTAGATTCTATGAAGCATCGGTCCTTTTATTAAGTAGAAGAACATCGGATCATTTGCCTATTTTACTTCGTTGGCGGCGAAGACTGAGAGGTATGGCCCCTCCCCTTTCAGGTTTCAGAACATGTGGATCGATCATGAGAATTTCTTGGAGACAGTTCGTATGTCGTGGGAGGAACTGGTTGTTTGTAACTCGGGTTTATTTAACTTAGCTGGTAAACTTAAATGTCTAAAATTGAAATTGTGTAGTTGGAATAAGAAGGTATTCGGCCATGTGGGTGCAGTTGTAAAGCAGTTGGAAGAGCGACTTGAACATCTTGATTCTAAGATGCAGGTGTCCTATTTTGAAGAGGTTGAGGTGGAGTTTCTAACCACTAAGGCTAAGTTGGAGATGTGGATTAAAAGGGAGGACACACGACTAGGTCAACAAGCTAAAAAAGCATGGATGGTTGAAGCTGACCaaactctaaattttttcataatgttATTGGGCaaaggaggaggaattttagTGTAAAATCTATAAGATTGCAAGATGGGACATTACTAGAGTCGATGGAGAGGGTGCATGAGGAAGCTGTGAGATATTTTTCAGAGTTCCTTTCCCAAGAGGACTCGATTGAAATGCCAGATTTGAACGATATAATTGACCCAGCTATCTCGGCTTATGTTGTGGTCAGATTGCAAGATGTGCCAGTAGAGAACGATGTGTATGAGGCTTTGGCTTCTATTGCGGTGAACAGCAGCCCAAGGCCATATAGTTTTGGTTTCGCGTTTTATTTAGattgttgggattttattaaaatggaTGTGATGGAGGCTGTGGAGAGTTCTATTGGGGTGTGGTACTCCATAAATTCTATATCTCATCATTCATTGTCCTTATTCCCAAGATTAAAAATCCTCaaagttttgaaaagttttgGTCAATTAGCCTTTGTAACGTCATCTACAAGGTGTTCTTCAAGATTCTGGTTGCGAAGCTTTCATTGGTTCTTGAGGATGTTATCTCACAAGAACAAGGTGCGTTTGTGAGGGGctgaagtatttttgagaatgtgACTCTTACGCAGGAAATGACAAAGTCATTACATCGGAAGGTGAGGGGTGGAAATGTTATGTTGAAGCTGGACATGAGTAAGGCGTATGACCAAGTTGATTGGTGGTTTCTGGAGCATGTCCTTTGTGCGATGGGTTTTCCTGAGTTTTTCTACAGGTTGGTTTTTATGTGTGTTTCAAGGCCATGATTTTTGATAATGATGAAAGGTAGGtataaaggtttttttaaatctgaaagGGGTCTTCGGCAGGGGGATCCACTTTTGCCGtacttatttatcattttagaaGAGGTTTTCTCCCAGTTGCTTAAAAAGCGGATGTCTGAAAGAggcatttctcattttttccatCCGGTTGGTGCTCCTAGAATTACCCATTTACTTTATGCCGACGATGTTGTTATTTTCGCGAATGCTAGTAAGAGGTCTATTCGTTGTTTAATAGGTGTTTTGAACGATTATGAGAGGTGGTCGAGACAGCGTGTGAACAAAGAAAAgtctactatttttttctctaagaaaTTGAGTCTAGGCAGGAAGAGAGAGATTTTGGCTGAGAATGGGTTTGTGGAAGGCCATTTTCCATTCACATATCTGGGTGTTCCAATTGTAGATGGGAAGCTTAAGGCTTCCCATTTTGGTCCTCTTCTTGAAAAAATGGGAAAGAAAGTGTCGGGTTTGAAATGTAGGCTTCTTTCACAAGGGGATCACTTAATTTTGTTACCGCATGTTTTCTCTACTATGCCTATGCACTTGTTGTTTGCTCTTCATGTTCCTAAGCTTGTTTTTAAGAAGCTGCAAGGCTTATTTGCTAATTTTTTCTGGGGTGAACAGGGTGGTAAAAGTAAATGGAAGTGGAGGGCATGGCAGAAGCTTTATGTGCCGATGGAGGTGGGAGGTATTGGTGTGAGCGATCCAGATGAGGTTCAAAAATCTCTATTCCTTAAATTTGGGTGGAATTTGCTGACAAAAAACTTTCTTTGGGCTAAATTGTTTCGGGCAAAGTATGTTAAGCATAGGCATATTGTGCTTAGTGATGACAGTAGCTCGGGCTTCCTGTTTTGGAAAAAGATAATGGAAGTGATGCCGTCTTGGTGGGAGAATACAAAATGGAGGGTGGGGGAAGGAAAAGTCTTCTTGTGGTACGATAATTTCTTGGGGCATGGGCCGTTGTTCCGAGATGTTAGAGAGGTAGTGGAACCTGACCTTCTGGTGCAAGACTTAGTTGTGGATAATTGCTGGGATGTGCAGCGTCATTAGGAGTTGATAGGAAGCCAGAAGGCTGTAGAGTTTGTGGAGTCGATTGattcattgaaaaataaaaaagatactTTTCTATGGTTACATGAGAAGAGTGGTTGTTTCTCTACCAAGTCAGTGTGGGAGTTAATTAGAGTTAAGATGCCAAAGTTTGAATGGGCGAGATGGGTGTGGCTTAATTTATTAACGAAAAGGATATCTTTGTGCATGTGGAAGGTAGTTTTTGGCTGTTTAAGTTTGGATTCACAAGTTCGGTGCTTTGAGATCACTTTAGCTTCTGGTTGTAATTGTTGTTTGAGCAGGCAGGTAGAGACTTTGGAGCATGTCCTTGGCAAAGGGAATTTTGCCAAGGAGGTCTGGAAGTTGGCATCGGCTGAGTTGGGAATCCCATTTGTTCTGCAGCAGTATTGGCAGGAAAGAGTCCAGGTTTGGTTTAATAGTGCAACACGACAGTCTCAATTGTGTATGTTGCTGGGCTTACTTCTTAGCGTGGTAGTGTGGCGTCTGTGGAATAGAAGGTGTATGGTGAGAATGGAAGGGAGAGCTGAGTCAGTACGGGAAGTGTGGTGCTCTATAAAATGCTGGGCGCAGATCTTGACATCTCAAATAGTCAAAGTGCAGCACCTGTCGTTCATGGATGAACACATTCTGAGGAGATTAAATGTGCCGATAGTTGAGAAATCTATAGTGCAGGTGAAGGTGTTGCGATGGGTTAAACCGAGAATAGGACGCCTGAAATTAAATCTTGATGGTAGCTATTTTGGGAATCCCAGTCCTGTAGGTGGGGGTGGGCAGCTTCAGGATAATGGAGGTAATTTGGTTTTTGGCTTTTCAAAGTTCTTTGATTCTTGTTCTAATAATGAGGCGGAGCTTCGGACTGTTATTGAGGGAATAAAAATTTGCTGGCAGAGGGGGTTAATGTGTATAGACATAGAGTGTGATTCTTTATTGGTGGTTTCGTGGATACGTTCTTGGATTTGTACAATGTGGTCTCTTTGAGATTATTGGGATGAGCTTTTGATGCTTTTGGCATATTTTGGTTATTCTATTTCTCATGCATTGGCGAAATGTGGCGTGTTGGGCgataataacatatttattgaTTGTTTACACCTTCCTCGAGTGATTAGAGGGTTTTATAGATCGGATAAAATGGGCACGGCATATGTTAAATGTAGATGATAAGTGCTTAGTTTTTATGTTTGGGGAAGGGTTTGTTAGAGGATTATTTATGGAGTTGGTttttttgtaaccacggtttcccTCCGTCACAAgtgatgattttttaataaagtgtcaGAAGTGCCCCCCTCCTTtcgggcaaaaaaaaaaaaaaaaaaaggcagttGAAAGACTCCTCCAAATAATTTTTAGAGCTTCTCATTTGACGCAACAGTCAGAGATTTCTTCTCAGTAGCTTCAGCAATATGCAAGGATCATAGTGGAAAATTTTTGGAATCCAGATAGAAAAGGTTCTCACCTCCAATCCTCTAGTAGCCAAAGCAAAGGCAGCTTTCCTAGTCACGAAAACGGTCTCCCAAAGACAACAAGAAATGACAATCTTGGAAGGAGATTCGCAGCTGGTAATAGAAGCCATAAACAATAGAGAAACCTCTACTGAATGGCACTTTGACCTCATCATTGAAGATATCAAGCACATCACTGCCCCTCAAAGGCTttggaattttataaaaatttatcgATATACGCACTCTGTAGTGCAATGGGGAGCAACCAaccttattttttgttatataccCACTAACATTTTATCTAGATGTCTGTTGCTTCTTGATAGTGAAAAATATCCATCCCAAACTTTGTAGTActttacttatttataatatatgcaaccttgcttagaaaaaaaaaaattatactataactTGAGATTTCTTTCAACAATCCGCATTAATGAATTAccagtataattaattatgattatgtCTTCGATCTACTTTTGCTACCCAACTTTATGATAATTCTTGACTATGAGGATAAGATTTTTGACTTTCCCTTTAGCAAGAAAAATCAGAGAGTACTATAAAGGGCGATCGGATGTGAGTATGACCAGCCAAACTAATTTAGTGCATTGGCATGGAATTCGCAAAAAACTTAaccaaaatgtaaaatatagatTATTTCTTTCAAATACAGTTATATTAGATTTGTCAAaagataaattagaaattttgaGCTACATTAAAAcactatttttcttcatatttgtggtGTTATTATTCACcaattaaatgtattttttattccgATTTAATCCCAcaatcatctttttatttttcgtgtgtAGGTATCAATATAGGTAAACAAGTACTTGTCATATAGTGATGGAATGAAAGTCATTGAATCTGACAAGCAATAATTATAGTAAACAAGTAATAGATGATGAAGCCACATAAGTATGATATAGGtaattaggttgagaaaaaaaaattgttataaataataatttaagtatcaaattaaattattaatatatatatagttagtgtaattgtaaaatatgaaaaaaaaattaaaaatattattatttgaaaaatattattattttgatgaatcaaatCATTAGTTaaatgtggagttatggattgagagattttaaatttataaaaaatatgtactttttatcaaattttaaagatgattttAATAAAACCAATACCAAATGCTCATTGGGTTATCCTTTAAGGCATGCATGACATCTAGCTAGATTCAAACacaacaattattattattataagttgAATTAAATTGTTGGAGTCCTTCTTTCACCTCGTGGAAGTAAGGTTTTTCTCTCTAAGTTCTCTTTTTAGGAACTTAGTGTTTTCTTGCTCTTGGACTTTTGTCTATGGAGATTGGGAGGATGGAGAGTGATCTGTCAGTATTGTATGAGGGTCTGAAGTTGACAGAAGAAGAACAAAAGGAGATCGAGGTGAGCGATGAGGAAGTATCACTTTTTCTATCGAAGAGTAAACTGTGTCTTATGATTTGTTTGATAGCTGATAAGGAGATGAATAGAGGGGCTCTTACGAATACCCTGTCTAAAGTATGGCAAGTTGAGGGTCTAGTAGCCTTCAAAGAGGTGGGGAGAAACAAGTTCCTGGTGGAGTTCAAAAGGAGAACTGATAAAACAAGAGTTCTTAATGGCCGTCCATGGTCTTTTGATAAAAGTCTGGTGTGTATAGAAGATTGTGAAGGAGCTAAGTCTATTAAGAAATTGCATTTTCGGCATGAACCCTTCTGGATTCAATGTCAAGATATTCCTTTTGCAGGTATGTCGGCGAGCATGGGAGAGAAACTAGGTAGTTCCTTGGGCAAGGTTCTGATGGTGGATTCAGACGGAAGTGATACTAGTTGGGGAAATTCTTATGTGTGAAGTTGGACATTACCAGACCCCTTGCTCGAGGGAGATTCATATCTCTGCATGGTTCAAAGTATTGGATTCAGTTTAAATACGAAAGACTGCCCAATTTCTGCTATCACTGTGGCACGATCAAACACAGTGTTGGTAGATGTGAAAAGTTAGAAATGGGGTCGCATGCAGTGGCTAGTTTCAGTCAACAATATGGTGCTTGGATGAGGGCTAGCAACAAGAGTACAGTTGTGAGTAAAGTACATGAAGGAAAGGATCAGGGTGGTGATGGTTCATCTGAGCATGGCCGGAAGGGATATTCAGGCAAGTCTAAGACGGATGGTGTTCAAGAAGGCAAGGCAGTAGAGGTGGCTAAGAATAAGGAAGATAATCTTTCATTTCCCACTAATGGGGGTGATGACCAGATTCCTGCTTCTAATTATGggaataatattttctcattctGTGCTAGGAAGGTTGACGTTGGTATGGAGACAgctggttttaaaaaaatggaaggtTCTGTTCAAAAAGATAACACTGATTGTGGTAGGGACCATCAAGGAAATCTTATCATTAATGAGGGAGCTGGGGTGACAGATATGCTAGAGGTTTCATTTGATGAGTTACCTTTGAGCACCATGCAAGAAGTTATGTCTAAATCTGGAAAGTCGGGGTCGAGTAAAATTACTAGTTGGAAGAGGAGAGCACGTGCAAGTGGTGCTAATTTTAGTAATCAGGTCCTTGAGATAGATAAGGAACTGGATCTTACAACTCATGGTGTTAAGAGGAAGTCTTCGGGTACTCAGGAGGTAAGTGGAGATAAAAGAGCTAAGTTGACTCTCAGAGATGAGGAttgtgataattttattatggcAGAGGCTGCTGTGCAGCCCTGTCAATTCCAATGATTCTCAttagttggaactgccgagggcttgggaaccctcggacagttcgtGAGCTTCACCATTTGGTGAAGGCAAAGGGCCCAAAGGTAATCTTTCtctcagaaacaaaatgcaggAGAGAAAAGGTGGAGAGGGTTCGTAATAGATTGGGTTTTGAACGTAGTTATGTGGTGGATAGTATAAGGAAAGGTGGTGGATTGGCCATGATGTGGAAAGCTGATTTACAAGCTGAACTATTATCGTTTTCCCAGTATCATATCTCTTTGTCCATTAGCAAGGATGATAGTGATCAAAAGGTTTTGGTATCAGGTTTTTATGGTAACCCAGtggtggaaaaaagaaaagaaagttggcAGCTGCTCAGAAAACTTAAGCCAGAAGGAGATGTTGCCTGGTTATGttgtggggattttaatgagctTCTTTCTAATGATGAGCAATATGGTGCAGTAAGCAGACCTTTTTctcaattgaaaaattttagagaGGCCCTAGATGAATGTGATCTTTGTGATCTAGGATTTGAAGGGTCTCAATTCACTTGGAGCAATAAAAGGGATGGGCATGCTTTTATCAAAGAAAGACTAGATCGAGCATTTGGTAACCATGCCTGGCATCTGTTATTTAGCCATACAGGGGTGAAGGTTCTtccaatattacaatctaatcATTCTCCTCTTCTGATTACTTGTGAGATTGATGTTGGTGTTAGCAGGAAACCAGAAAAAGTGTTTCGTTATGAGGCAAGTTGGTCAAAGCATCTTGACTGCAAGGATATTATTCATAAGGTTTGGAAGGATAGCTTGAGAAGAAATAATTCTTTGTTCTGCTTTAAGGATAATCTTTCACGATGTAGGTCCAAGCTTATTGTCTGGTCCAAAATCAAGGGTGGAAAGCAGAAAAAATTCCTAAAAGCTAAGAGAGATAAATTACAAGAGCTTCAAAGGAGTAACAAAGGTGAGTTCAATGCTGCCATAAAAAGCCTGCAGGAAGAAGTGGATGTTTTATTGGAGGAAGATGAGACTAAATGGAGACAAAGGTCTAAGCAGTTGTGGTTAAAAGAGGGggacaaaaattcaaaatacttCCATAAATGTGCTACTCAAAGGAGGCTTTCAAACGAGATAAAGACCATTGAGAATGTAAGAGGTGAGAAAGCAAGCAAGCAGACTGATATTTGCAGTTTGTTTCAAGATTATTACCAATCTTTGTTCAAGTCTTCTAATCCTCTTGGTTTTGATGAGGTTCTATGTGACTTTGAACCTGTTGTTACTTCTGAGATGAATTGTCAACTGGTGAAGGAGTGTAGTTTTGATGAAGTCAATAGGGCTGTTTTTGAGATGAACCCTCTAAGCTCACTaggtccggatggtttctcagCTGTTTTTTATCAAGATAATTGGGATGTAGTAGGGTCTGAGGTGTTCCTAGTAGTGAAAGACTTCTTATCATCCAGGAGGATTGAGAGATATCAACGAGACATCCATTGTTCTGATTACAAAGAAAAACAGACCTCGATTTGTCACTGAGTTCAGACCTATAAGCTTGTGTAATgttctttataaaattatctcaaaggTCTTGGCTAATAGGCTCAAACAGCTTCTTCCTTCTCTGATATCACACTCACAAAGTGCTTTTGTTCCAGGGCGCCTAATCTCAGATAACATCATTGTTGCCTATGAAATTATGCATTCTATGCAACATAGGATGAGAGGTAAAAAGGAAGGGTTTATGGCTCTCAAGttggatatgagcaaggcatacGATAGAATTGAATGGTCTTTCTTGGTGgctgttttaaagaaaatgggttTTAGTGAAGTTTGGTCTGGATTGATTATGGAGTGTGTAGAGACAGTTAGCTATTCCTTGCTTATCAATCGAGTTCCTCAGCAGTACTTCAATCCTTCAAGAGGgttaagacaaggggatcctctttccCCTTATCTTTTCATTCTTTGTTTAGAGGTGATTGGCAAACTGTTGGATAAAGCTGAGGAGAAGGGGTTTATTTCTGGTTTTCCTTTTACTCGAGGAGCATTATCAGTTAACCAtctcttttttgcagatgatagcttgCTTTTTTGTAAAGCAAATGCATTGGAATGGAGTAGACTGTTTAGGCTGCTGAATTGCAACGAACAAGCTTCAGGTCAGAGGCTGAACTTGGAGAAAACTGCTATTTACTTTAGTAAGAATACATCTCTTGCTGCTAAGGAGGCTATTCTTTTAGGGG
This genomic interval from Juglans regia cultivar Chandler chromosome 3, Walnut 2.0, whole genome shotgun sequence contains the following:
- the LOC108998036 gene encoding uncharacterized protein LOC108998036 — protein: MDVFNDCINKCGLVDLRLDGRQLSWCNGQQGMKNIGSFAYFTSLAAKTESWNKKVFGHVGAVVKQLEERLEHLDSKMQVSYFEEVEVEFLTTKAKLEMRRNFSVKSIRLQDGTLLESMERVHEEAVRYFSEFLSQEDSIEMPDLNDIIDPAISAYVVVRLQDVPVENDVYEALASIAVNSSPRPYSFGFAFYLDCWDFIKMDVMEAVESSIGVCLCNVIYKVFFKILVAKLSLEMTKSLHRKVRGGNVMLKLDMSKAYDQVDWWFLEHVLCAMGFPEFFYRGLRQGDPLLPYLFIILEEVFSQLLKKRMSERGISHFFHPVGAPRITHLLYADDVVIFANASKRSIRCLIGVLNDYERWSRQRVNKEKSTIFFSKKLSLGRKREILAENGFVEGHFPFTYLGVPIVDGKLKASHFGPLLEKMGKKVSGLKCRLLSQGDHLILLPHVFSTMPMHLLFALHVPKLVFKKLQGLFANFFWGEQGGKSKWKWRAWQKLYVPMEVGGIGVSDPDEVQKSLFLKFGWNLLTKNFLWAKLFRAKYVKHRHIVLSDDSSSGFLFWKKIMEVMPSWWENTKWRVGEGKVFLWYDNFLGHGPLFRDVREVVEPDLLVETLEHVLGKGNFAKEVWKLASAELGIPFVLQQYWQERVQILTSQIVKVQHLSFMDEHILRRLNVPIVEKSIVQVKVLRWVKPRIGRLKLNLDGSYFGNPSPVGGGGQLQDNGGNLVFGFSKFFDSCSNNEAELRTVIEGIKICWQRGLMCIDIECDSLLVVSWIRSWICTMWSL
- the LOC108998037 gene encoding uncharacterized protein LOC108998037, whose protein sequence is MEIGRMESDLSVLYEGLKLTEEEQKEIEVSDEEVSLFLSKSKLCLMICLIADKEMNRGALTNTLSKVWQVEGLVAFKEVGRNKFLVEFKRRTDKTRVLNGRPWSFDKSLVCIEDCEGAKSIKKLHFRHEPFWIQCQDIPFAGMSASMGEKLGSSLGKVLMVDSDGSDTSWGNSYV